Within the Clostridium scatologenes genome, the region AGCTGGAATCCAAGCTGGCAAAGCTGGGAACCAATAATTCATATAAATTCCGATAGCAGTAACTTCGGACATACCGACAGCTATCCACATAAACCAATAACACCATGCTGTCATATAGCCAGCCCAAGGAGATATATACTTATTTGCATAAGTTGCAAAAGAACCAGTTAATGGTTCAAGATAAAGCATTTCTCCCATAATTCTCATAACTATATACATAGCAATACCTGCTACTGCATAAGCCAATAATACCGATGGCCCTGCCCATTTGATCGTACTAGCCGACCCCATAAACAAGCCTACTCCAATTGTGCCACCTAAAGCAATCAATTCAATATGACGTGCTTTTAGGCCACGTGTTAACTCTTTCTTTTCCACTTTAAACAGCCCCCTTTAAAAATTTTTATTAATAATTATAAAGACAATTAATTGTTATATATGAATAACATGTTAACATAACTTTATAATGTTTCTAGTTTTGTCATAATTTTCTTATTTGCCAGAATTATATAATTTTTATAATTCACGCAAACAATTTATTCATTATGTATTTTGAAGGTAAACTTTCAAATATAATTTTAGTGAGCTTAATAAAAAGATTTTTTGTACCACAAAAAATATATATGCATAAATATATTGAAGTAAAAGCATGATTACTATAAAATAATGGCTATAACATCCGATTTTCTCTAAAATTAAAAGCTATATATACTATAAATCAATATTTTTTATTTGTTACGTATATACGCCTGTTTTCATACTTTTACTCTATATTATTCTTTGTAATTTAAAATAAAAAACATTTTTCAAGATAATAATTATTCTTTTATCTGATTTTTCTAAATATAATTTATGACAATATCATAGTCTAAGCAATATATTTTTAAATTAATTATAATATTTTCAAATTTAACCCTATATTATATAAAAAAGTAATAAGGTAAAATATAAATTCTATTGAAAATAATAAATATAGTCTCACATTAGAATTAAATTTTAGATAATTAACTCAAAAAGCTTTTAAAGGAAAATTGATTAATGATTCATAAAGACATAAAAATTCTCATTAATAATAGAAAATAAAAGGTATATTTGTAATTATATAGAACTTTAATTTACTAACAAGATATTTACCTAGAAAAATAAGTTGGAGGTGCATTTAAAATGAATATAGATGAAATTAGAAGATTACATTATAAACAAGAGTGAAAAGAAGATGGGGTTGCAGAAGCAATAGAACAATCTAGATTAAAAAATGTTGAAATGGTTATAAAATTACTAAATAAAAAATTTAAAAATGTAGATGGAGATGTAATAGAAAGGATAAAAGTATTAAGTAGTGACAGTCTAAATTTAATTATAGAAGATATACTGGATATAGAAAGTATAGAAGATTTAAAAAAAGTATGGGATTAAATCCTGTTAAAATTAAAATCTGATAAATATAATTTACCAGCCATAAGAAAAACCAAAGTGCCTTTAAAGGATTCAAATATAAGGATTAGAGGCAATTTTTACATTGTATTTTTAAAACTCCCAAAACGGCTGGTAAAATTTCAAGAAAACTCTTTATTTTCAATGGGTTAAGAGGTATAATAAAAAATAAGAATGGCTATTTTACAGTGGTTGAACTATAACATAGGATGTATTTAAATCAATTACAGATACTATTATTTGGTGTTTTATCTTCGTTGAACTATAACATAGGATGTATTTAAATAGTATTAAAACTGTCTTTAGATAACATCTTATAACCGTTGAACTATAACATAGGATGTATTTAAATCAGAATCAATCCAGATGATTGCGGCAATGAAAATTTGTTGAACTATAACATAGGATGTATTTAAATTGTAGAAAGTATGTAGATAAATGGATAGAAACCGAGGTTGAACTATAACATAGGATGTATTTAAATGCTTCGCCAACACTACTTACAAGTTCATCATATTCTTGTTGAACTATAACATAGGATGTATTTAAATACAAATTTTAATTTTTCTAATTCCTTTATAATATTGTTGAACTATAACATAGGATGTATTTAAATTTGTTAAGTTGTATCCCATCTATATATAAATCATCTGGTTGAACTATAACATAGGATGTATTTAAATGATTATAATTTAAATTTAACTTTAGCAAAAGTTGCATTTAAATATGTTGTTTATGAAACATTTAATGTGAACAGTAACAAGTGTTGTGTAAAAAGTTATGTAGTTGAAGAATAAATACTCAAATTCAATGTTATTTATAAAATAATTTAATAACTTTGAAATTTAATTATTATGATAAATGGAGATGCTGGAAAATTAAAGGTTTCATAAGCAAAGCTATATTTACAACAACGATATTAACTGGAGTGTATATTTTATCTAATTCAAAAAACTTAATAAACTTAGGGGTGAATTTTAAAGAAAGCAAATAGGTGATTTTTATTACTTAGTTGCTTTTTTATTTGCGAAATTGATGTTCTATTAATGTGAATGTGAAGATATTTTTGAAATTCTACAAAAAATTTGAAAAATTATGAAGGTATTGTAATAAAAACATAGAATAGTAATATATATGAAATTAATTGTTATATTTAGAAATAAATATAGATAGATAATATTTTAATTAAAGATTAAGTTATTTAACTTTTAACTATCAATTTTTAAATGAAAGCTTTGCTTTGTAAGTTGGTTGTACTGAGTTGAATTTTGCATCGGCGAAAATTTGGCTATATATCTATAATAAAATTTTAGTAATTTAGTGATAAATCTTAAAAAGGAGAAATATTGTGCATATATTTGAATGTAATTTTAAAGTTGTTTTAATAAAGGATATATCAAAAGAAGATGTACAGGAGACTATAAGTAAGTTAATAGACAAATCTTTTTATAAAAATGAAAGCTTGAAAGATTTTCATGAAGAAAACAGAATAAAGGGTTATTGCTTTAATAGCTTGTATCCAATTTCAATAAATAAGGATTATAGTGAAGGTGAAATATATAATTTTCAAATAAGATGTGTAGGAGAAGAACTAAAAAATCATTTTGTAAAGTTTTTAACTAATGAATATACAACTTCTATAAAGGCGCTTACATGTGAAAGCAAAAGCATATTTAAAAAGCCATTAGATAGAATTTATAGTATAACTCCAGCTGTGATTAAGATTTTAGATGTGGAAAAAACAGAATACTGGAGAAATAAGCACAATGAAGAGGACTTTTTTGAATACATAAGAGAAAATAGTATAAAAAAGTATGAAGTATTAACAGGAGAAAAAGTAGATAGAAGCTTAAGGATATTTACCTATGAAAGAATAGATAATAGAACTCCAATAGCCACTAGCTTTAAATGTAGAAGAATGCTTGGTGATAAAATTACATTAACTGTAGATACAGGTATTGAAGCTCAAAATATTGCATATATGCTTCTTGGAACTGGCGTCGGGGATATGTCTCCTAGAGGCTATGGATACATGAATTATCAATATATTAAATAGAGAGAAGGGATAATTTGTGATAAGTGAAATAAGTGAAGTCTTTAAAAAGCAGTATGAGGAAAAAGGTGAAGGCCTAATTATAGACAATTATGTGCTTGCACCAGGACAATATGCTATGTTTACATTGGAAGATACTGCAGATACAATAGATATTTTTGATGTGAATAAGAAAACAGATACAGAAGAAGAAAATTATAAAAATTTTGCAAAGCTGGATTATATGAGTGGGCTTATTTCAATGAATAAGCCTGTTGATCCTAATAAAATAATTCACAGCAATAATATGTATGCTTTTTATGTGAAGAAGGATAATTTAGATGCTGAAAAAGGAAAGCTTAAGGATGAAACTATTGATGCATATTATAGTATACTTAAAAATCCTAAGATAAAATATAAAAACAAACCTAAAAGTTTAGAACTTTATTTAAAAGCTGAAGAGAAGTATGGAAAGTCAGATGAAGAGCTTATAGATAAAATAAATTTGTGGATAAAGGAAAATATATACAAAATAGCTTTAAAGCTTAAATTAGATAAAACTTACCTTAAACTCTTCTATAAAACCAATTCAGAAAATTATGAAAAAGAAAGCGAAAAGTACATTCTTCCTAATATTTATAATAGTACTGATTACAATGTTAAAATCAAAGAAAAGGTTTACGGACTTCCTGATTTTAATATGGGATTAAATTCAAAAAAACCTTATTTAGAAAATAAAACTAGGAAAACTAAGCTGCCACTTCTTGTACCAGCTGATAAAATAGTTATTCAAAAAAAGCTTTTTAGTTATTTATTGAACTGTTCTGCACAGGGAAAAAATTATGTCTATGTTGGAAATGAAATAGAGGAAATGACACCTAGGGAAGGAAGAAATAAAAACTTCCAAGGTCATTTTTTAAGGGTAAACAAGGGAAAAGAAGTTGAAATTGTAGATTCTGATGTTGTAACTAGTTATAGATATAAGTTAAAGAGAGTTGTGAAGCTTTCAAGAATAATTGATAAAGGTATTGGCAAGGATTTTTTACCACTTAAAAAAAGCTTTAGCAATTTAAATGAATTAAAAGGATATATAGATGAAATATTTTTTAGCAATTACCTAAATAATAACTATTTTACAGAACCTAAAGAGATAAGGTTAGATGATAGTAAATTGAAGGAAATTTTTATTAAATATAGATATGGATTTTACACTTGGTTTTATAAAGGAGAAGATTCTCTTGTAAGTAAGTTTTGGAATAAAGTAACCAGAGAACTTTTGTGTAATTCAATGCTTCGTGGAAATGTAAATAAAGCCATTAATCAATTTAATCTAAGGTATGCTTTATTGGATTATTTTAAAAATGAAAATGGAGGGGACAATATGGCAAGTTGTGTAAAGAATATGCGAAAAAGTTTAGATGAAAAGATAAATATAAAAGTAGATTCAGATTATAAGGTAGAAATAAATGATGATAAAGAATATTACTTTTGCGTAGGGCAGTTAATGCAGTATTTTTATGCATTAAACAAATCTGGTACTAAGAATTACTCATTTATAAGACCAATACTTAGTGCTAAAAATGATGATTTTATAAAGGAACAGCTTAGAAGATTATTTATAAAATACAGTTATGCAATAAAAGGGTCTTTAAAATTTAGTAATATGTATTATATGGTTGAAGCTTATGCTCCAGAAGGCGATGTAGACCAAGATATACTTATTGCAGGTTTTTTGTGTCCTAATTTGATATTAAAAAAATCAGATAAAAATAATGGTGAAATAGGGGAGGATATTAAGCATGAATAGAGTATATGGAGTAATTGGAATTAAGGCTGTTATGGCAAATTGGAATGCAGATTTCAGTGGATATCCTAAAACAATTAGTGATGGAACGGTTTTTGGAAGTGATAAAGCTTTAAAATATAGTATGAAAAAATATTGGGAAACTAATTCTGAAAAGGTGCTTTATATAAAGTCATTTAAAGTGGATAAGGATAAAAAGATGAAACCAAAATCTTTAGAAGAAAGATATAATGAAATTTTTAATACCACACTTACTAAAAAGGATGAAACTACAGTTATACTTAAAAACCTTTTTTCAGCTGTAGATGTTAAAGCTTTTGGAGCAACCTTTGCA harbors:
- a CDS encoding DUF4351 domain-containing protein; the protein is MVIKLLNKKFKNVDGDVIERIKVLSSDSLNLIIEDILDIESIEDLKKVWD
- a CDS encoding CRISPR-associated endoribonuclease Cas6; translated protein: MHIFECNFKVVLIKDISKEDVQETISKLIDKSFYKNESLKDFHEENRIKGYCFNSLYPISINKDYSEGEIYNFQIRCVGEELKNHFVKFLTNEYTTSIKALTCESKSIFKKPLDRIYSITPAVIKILDVEKTEYWRNKHNEEDFFEYIRENSIKKYEVLTGEKVDRSLRIFTYERIDNRTPIATSFKCRRMLGDKITLTVDTGIEAQNIAYMLLGTGVGDMSPRGYGYMNYQYIK